CTGATCTCCGATGCCGTGGCCAAGGCTGCCATCGAGACCGGCGTCGCAACCCAGCCTTACCCGAAGAACTACCCGCTGCAAAGCGTGGATGATGTGTTCAACGGCTAAGCCTGCGTAGCGCACCAACAAAAGCCCCGGCTCTCGCGAGTCGGGGCTTTTTTGTGTCCGGCGTTTAAATTGAGCCTTGTGGAGCTCTAAATGTGGGAGGGGGGCTTGCCCCCGATAGCGGTGTACCAGCCACCAGATTCATTGGCTGACAGCCCGCAATCGGGGGCAAGCCCCCTCCCACATTGGAACTGTGTTGCGACTTAGAAGAGGTCGATCGGCGCGCCTTCATCCGCCGGCAGCGGGCTGCCCGGTACAGCTCCGTTGCCCAGCTCGTTGACCGACGGCGGCGTGTCTTCGCTCTTGAACAGCTCGAAGTACGCGTTTGGCGTGCTTGGCGAGGCCGCGCGGCCACTGACCGGGTCGATGCGCAGGCTGAGGATGCCTTCCGGTTCCGGCTGGGTGTGCAATGGCTTGTCCTTCAATGCCGCGCCCATGTAGCTCATCCAGATCGGCAGCGCCACGGTGCCGCCGAATTCGCGACGACCCAGGCTTTCCGGCTGGTCGTAACCGGTCCATACGGTGGTCACGTAGTCGCCGTTGTAGCCGGAGAACCAGGCATCCTTGGATTCGTTGGTGGTACCGGTCTTGCCTGCTATGTCCGCACGGCCCAGGGCCAATGCGCGCCGGCCGGTGCCCTTCTTGATCACGTCTTGCAGGATGCTGTTGAGGATATAGGTGGTGCGCCCATCCACGATGCGCTCGGCCACCGCCGGTGCCTGTGGCTCGCCCGGAGCCGGAGCGTTTGCGGCAGGCGTTGCGCCTGGCGTCGGCTCGATGGTGATGCCGCCGTTACTCGGCGCGGCGAGGCCATCGGTTGCCGCCACGCCATTGACCACATCGCCGGGTACCCGTGGCGGGTTGGCGGTGAACAGTGTGTCGCCGTTGCGGCTTTCAATCTTGTCGATCAGGTACGGAGAGATCTTGTAGCCGCCGTTGGCAAAGGTGCTCCAGCCAGTGGCAATTTCCATCGGCGTGAGGGTCGCAGTGCCCAAGGCCAGGGACAGATTCGGCGGCAGATCAGACTTGGCGAAGCCGAAGCGGGTCATGTAGTCGATGGTCTTGCCCACGCCCATCGCCTGCAGCAGGCGGATCGACACCAGGTTGCGCGATTTGTACAGCGCCTCGCGGATGCGGATCGGACCGAGGAAGGTGTTGGTGTCGTTCTTCGGACGCCAGACCTTGTCCAGGTACTCATCGACGAACACGATCGGCGCATCGTTGACCAGGCTGGCGGCGGTATAGCCGTTATCCAGCGCGGCGCTGTAGACGAACGGCTTGAAGCTCGAGCCCGGCTGGCGCTTGGCCTGGGTGGCGCGGTTGTAGTTGCTCTGCTCGAAGGCGAAGCCGCCGACCAGGGCGCGGATTGCACCATTTTGCGGGTCGAGGGACACCAGTGCGCCCTGGGCGACCGGTACCTGGCTGAATTTCAGGTTGTCATCGGCCTGGCGTTGCACGCGGATCAAATCACCCACCTGTGCCACGTCGGACGGTTGCTTGGGCATCGGGCCCATGCTGTTGGTATTCAGGAATGGACGTGCCCATTTCATGCTGTCCCACGCCACATGCGCCTCGCCGGTGCGGGTCAGTACTTGCACGCCATCTTTGTTGACCTGGGTGACGATAGCCGGCTCCAGGCCACTGATCGAGCGTTGTTTGCCCAACTCGGTGGTCCAGGCGCTCAGGGTCTTGC
This genomic stretch from Pseudomonas orientalis harbors:
- a CDS encoding penicillin-binding protein 1A; amino-acid sequence: MRLLKFFGYSIVAIVCGLLLVLSGAYLYLSPGLPSVEALRSIQLQIPLRVYSSDEKLIAEFGEMRRTPIRFADIPPNFINALLSAEDDNFANHYGVDPSSLVRAATQLVKSGHIQSGGSTITMQVAKNFFLTSERSFSRKATEILLALQIERQLTKDEILELYVNKIYLGNRAYGIEAASQVYYGKSIRDASLAQMAMIAGLPKAPSRFNPLANPARSKERRDWILGRMYKLGKIDQTAYESAVAEPLNASYHVPTPEVNAPYIAEMARAEMVGRYGSEAYTEGFRVTTTVPSNLQEIANHSLHDGLVTYDQRHGYRGPESRLPGKTLSAWTTELGKQRSISGLEPAIVTQVNKDGVQVLTRTGEAHVAWDSMKWARPFLNTNSMGPMPKQPSDVAQVGDLIRVQRQADDNLKFSQVPVAQGALVSLDPQNGAIRALVGGFAFEQSNYNRATQAKRQPGSSFKPFVYSAALDNGYTAASLVNDAPIVFVDEYLDKVWRPKNDTNTFLGPIRIREALYKSRNLVSIRLLQAMGVGKTIDYMTRFGFAKSDLPPNLSLALGTATLTPMEIATGWSTFANGGYKISPYLIDKIESRNGDTLFTANPPRVPGDVVNGVAATDGLAAPSNGGITIEPTPGATPAANAPAPGEPQAPAVAERIVDGRTTYILNSILQDVIKKGTGRRALALGRADIAGKTGTTNESKDAWFSGYNGDYVTTVWTGYDQPESLGRREFGGTVALPIWMSYMGAALKDKPLHTQPEPEGILSLRIDPVSGRAASPSTPNAYFELFKSEDTPPSVNELGNGAVPGSPLPADEGAPIDLF